A region from the Desulfuromonas acetexigens genome encodes:
- a CDS encoding Arm DNA-binding domain-containing protein — translation MGKVRVRKETGRLQFDFFYRGLRCREQTLLEDTPANRKRLEAFMAQIDAEIKQGTFAYERYFPNSSNLAKLAQPIPTAGRVVGRPPSAGGSQGQTFREFAEEWYLENEISWKISYRKTVRGTLEKHLYPVFGEKEVSHITKGEILKFRSTLAKVEIGTRLGLSPMRINHIMTPLRMILNDAADRFNFSTPFVGIKPLKVPKTDVDPFSLDEVNLFLSRVRTDFRLYYQVRFFTGLRTGEIDGLQWKYVDFERKQILIRETLVEGRIETPKTQGSIREVHMSDPVFAALKQQWEVTGKLGGFVFCNSCGNNLHHINVTQRIWYPTLKFLGMKRRRPYQTRHTTATLWLAAGENPEWIARQMGHTSTEMLFTVYSRFVPNLTRQDGSAFENLLAARMAGGGAHV, via the coding sequence ATGGGTAAGGTCAGAGTTCGCAAGGAAACGGGAAGACTCCAGTTCGACTTTTTCTATCGGGGCCTGCGCTGCCGGGAGCAGACCTTGCTGGAGGATACGCCGGCCAACCGGAAACGGTTGGAGGCCTTCATGGCGCAGATCGATGCGGAGATCAAGCAGGGGACGTTCGCGTATGAACGCTATTTCCCGAACAGCAGCAATCTGGCGAAACTGGCGCAGCCGATTCCGACTGCCGGTCGGGTGGTTGGCCGGCCCCCTTCGGCGGGAGGAAGCCAGGGACAGACGTTCCGGGAGTTTGCCGAAGAGTGGTACCTGGAGAACGAGATTTCCTGGAAGATTTCCTACCGGAAGACGGTGCGGGGGACGCTGGAAAAGCACCTCTATCCGGTTTTCGGAGAAAAAGAGGTCAGCCACATCACCAAGGGCGAAATCCTGAAATTCCGATCCACACTCGCCAAAGTCGAAATCGGAACTCGTCTCGGGTTGTCGCCTATGAGGATCAATCACATCATGACGCCTTTGCGCATGATTCTCAATGATGCAGCTGACCGGTTCAACTTTAGCACGCCTTTTGTCGGCATCAAACCGCTAAAGGTGCCGAAGACCGATGTCGACCCCTTTAGCCTCGACGAGGTGAATCTCTTCCTTTCGCGGGTGCGGACGGACTTTCGCCTTTATTATCAGGTCCGGTTCTTCACCGGGTTGCGCACCGGCGAGATCGATGGCTTGCAGTGGAAGTACGTCGATTTCGAGCGGAAGCAGATTCTGATTCGCGAGACCCTGGTGGAAGGGCGGATTGAAACCCCGAAGACCCAGGGATCGATCCGCGAGGTGCATATGTCGGACCCGGTCTTTGCCGCCTTGAAGCAGCAATGGGAAGTGACCGGGAAGCTGGGAGGTTTTGTCTTTTGCAACAGCTGCGGCAATAATCTGCATCATATCAATGTCACCCAGCGCATCTGGTATCCGACTCTGAAGTTTCTCGGGATGAAGCGGCGCCGTCCCTATCAGACCCGCCACACTACCGCGACCCTGTGGCTGGCGGCGGGGGAGAATCCGGAATGGATTGCCCGGCAGATGGGGCACACCTCCACGGAGATGCTCTTTACCGTCTACTCGCGTTTCGTCCCCAACCTGACGCGGCAGGACGGGTCGGCTTTCGAGAATTTGCTGGCGGCGCGGATGGCGGGAGGGGGTGCCCATGTCTGA
- a CDS encoding DUF1573 domain-containing protein: MHRISLLLMTGLMLVWGMAAYAGEAKILVEKGDFDFGEIFEGQKVEHIFRFQNAGDEPLIIDRVRSSCGCTVALLSAKIVAPGDVAELKTTFDSNRFGGAVVKTIYLYSNDPLQQVTELHLRGTVKREIVLTPARLDLSSLAAGSTRQVDVRLVNQSPRAIVLSSLQTTTPEISAELTADTLEPNQEVILKVRVTPKEAGTRLSGYILLKTDSDYLPELRLPVYGMVAPAKGK, translated from the coding sequence ATGCACCGAATTTCACTGCTACTGATGACGGGACTGATGCTGGTCTGGGGCATGGCGGCCTATGCCGGTGAAGCCAAGATTTTGGTGGAAAAAGGGGACTTCGATTTCGGCGAGATTTTCGAAGGCCAGAAGGTGGAACATATCTTCCGTTTTCAAAACGCCGGCGACGAGCCGCTGATTATCGATCGCGTCCGCAGTTCCTGCGGTTGTACGGTAGCGCTGCTCTCGGCCAAGATCGTCGCTCCCGGGGATGTCGCCGAGCTCAAGACGACCTTCGATTCCAACCGTTTCGGCGGTGCGGTGGTCAAGACCATCTATCTGTACAGCAACGATCCCCTGCAACAGGTGACCGAACTGCATCTGCGCGGCACCGTCAAGCGCGAAATCGTTCTGACCCCCGCCCGTCTCGATCTCTCCAGCCTGGCCGCAGGGAGCACCCGGCAGGTCGATGTGCGCCTGGTCAACCAGAGCCCCCGGGCGATTGTGCTATCGTCCCTGCAAACGACCACCCCCGAAATCAGCGCCGAGCTTACTGCCGATACGCTCGAGCCGAACCAGGAAGTCATCCTCAAGGTCCGCGTCACGCCCAAGGAAGCGGGGACGCGGCTCTCCGGCTACATCCTGCTCAAAACCGACAGCGACTACCTGCCTGAGTTGCGCCTGCCCGTTTACGGCATGGTCGCCCCCGCCAAGGGCAAATAA
- a CDS encoding DUF3426 domain-containing protein, with the protein MIIQCPECSTRFKLADDKLKPEGIKVRCAKCRHIFALFPPEPDDSVAAEEARPSTEHGEAEDPWAESFNEMREDSPPEESPADQGETSWDEALESSFADVGAEISKPGPTGVAEAQEFSPAPLEPAGVAVGDLDAADLGLDEEEPTPVESDLSLPSFTPEPLISEDLFGETTASIEEGVPEKTAAPMADVDEFQFEEVGEEEEFAFEDAPDSELDPFAAASASDEIPIDKTEDLDDNLFAEETGGDETIAEFSFQEEGVEAFSFAPEKAEDGDTFAFQEEDLFAPEPPSSVADSFFAEGPQADALFPDGTPEGEEKGFEFSDMEDSVGIDRSAEEAPIPVAASRPTAERLPASHADETPEPLSEPRPKATEPKRGPMVTVLRLFALLLLLLAASAGFLIWRGGANSLPQILGQLQTLTGTTLPAEPAVHIRLPLPNSFFVMNQHAGQLFVIQGEAVNGYTEPRSAISVTGMLHDAKGEVLLRQTVFCGNPMDLETLKSAPFAAIQEIMSNPFGSALANVNIAPETPIPYMIVFRDLPDNVTHFTVEVADSKVGEGR; encoded by the coding sequence ATGATCATACAATGCCCAGAGTGCAGCACCCGCTTCAAACTCGCCGACGACAAACTCAAGCCGGAAGGGATTAAGGTCCGCTGCGCCAAGTGCCGACACATCTTTGCCCTCTTCCCACCGGAACCCGACGACTCCGTCGCCGCGGAAGAGGCCCGGCCGTCGACCGAACACGGCGAGGCCGAGGACCCCTGGGCCGAGAGCTTCAACGAAATGCGGGAAGACTCCCCTCCCGAAGAGTCTCCGGCAGATCAAGGCGAAACGAGCTGGGACGAGGCCCTGGAATCGAGCTTTGCCGATGTCGGGGCGGAGATTTCCAAGCCCGGCCCAACGGGAGTGGCAGAGGCGCAAGAATTCAGCCCCGCCCCGCTGGAGCCTGCCGGAGTCGCCGTCGGGGATCTCGACGCCGCCGATCTTGGCCTGGATGAGGAAGAGCCGACGCCGGTCGAATCCGACCTTTCGTTGCCTTCTTTTACGCCGGAACCGCTCATCTCCGAAGACCTCTTCGGAGAAACGACAGCCTCCATCGAAGAAGGCGTTCCAGAAAAAACCGCCGCCCCGATGGCGGATGTGGACGAGTTCCAGTTTGAAGAGGTGGGCGAGGAAGAGGAGTTTGCTTTCGAGGATGCCCCCGATAGCGAACTCGATCCTTTCGCTGCAGCTTCCGCAAGCGACGAGATCCCGATCGACAAGACCGAAGACCTGGACGACAATCTCTTCGCGGAAGAGACCGGCGGGGACGAGACCATTGCCGAATTCTCCTTCCAGGAAGAAGGAGTCGAAGCCTTTTCCTTCGCGCCCGAAAAAGCGGAGGACGGCGATACCTTTGCCTTTCAGGAAGAGGATCTCTTTGCGCCGGAACCGCCTTCGAGCGTTGCCGATTCCTTCTTTGCCGAAGGACCCCAAGCGGATGCCCTCTTTCCTGACGGGACGCCCGAAGGGGAGGAAAAGGGTTTTGAATTTTCCGACATGGAAGATTCCGTGGGAATAGACCGTTCCGCAGAAGAGGCCCCCATTCCGGTCGCGGCCTCGCGACCGACGGCGGAACGGCTACCGGCATCCCATGCTGACGAGACGCCCGAACCGCTCAGCGAACCACGCCCCAAGGCAACCGAGCCAAAACGCGGCCCGATGGTCACGGTCCTGAGGCTTTTTGCTCTCCTCCTGCTGCTACTTGCGGCTTCCGCCGGCTTCCTCATTTGGCGTGGCGGCGCCAACAGCCTCCCGCAGATTCTCGGGCAACTGCAAACCCTTACCGGGACGACCCTGCCGGCAGAACCCGCCGTCCATATCCGCCTGCCACTGCCGAACAGCTTTTTTGTCATGAACCAGCACGCCGGCCAGCTCTTCGTCATTCAGGGGGAAGCAGTCAACGGCTATACCGAGCCCCGCTCGGCCATTTCGGTAACCGGCATGCTCCATGATGCCAAGGGGGAAGTGCTCTTGCGGCAGACGGTCTTCTGCGGCAACCCCATGGACCTGGAAACCCTCAAAAGCGCACCCTTCGCCGCCATTCAGGAAATCATGAGCAACCCCTTCGGTAGCGCCCTGGCCAATGTCAACATCGCGCCGGAAACCCCCATTCCCTACATGATCGTCTTCCGTGACCTGCCGGATAACGTCACCCATTTCACGGTGGAGGTGGCGGATTCCAAAGTCGGCGAAGGTCGCTAG
- a CDS encoding helix-turn-helix domain-containing protein: MIRFYLKRLISDWEFKEGRRLTIGELAEKSKVARPTLSRILNQKGYNTTTDNLGRLCCFFNCRIEDLVEYIPDDSPLHENSKG, encoded by the coding sequence ATGATCCGTTTTTATCTCAAACGATTGATTTCTGACTGGGAATTCAAGGAGGGAAGGCGGTTGACTATCGGGGAACTGGCGGAAAAATCGAAAGTTGCCAGACCCACATTGTCGCGGATTTTGAATCAGAAAGGATACAACACGACGACCGATAACCTTGGACGTCTCTGTTGCTTCTTCAACTGTCGGATAGAGGACTTGGTCGAATATATTCCAGACGACTCCCCCCTACACGAAAACAGTAAGGGTTGA
- a CDS encoding 4Fe-4S binding protein, with the protein MNERGGETMAHTITDECINCGACEPACPVDAISEQGDKRVIDAALCTDCGACVDTCPVDAINAP; encoded by the coding sequence ATTAACGAGAGAGGAGGTGAAACTATGGCTCATACGATTACTGACGAGTGCATCAACTGCGGCGCCTGTGAACCGGCTTGTCCGGTGGACGCCATCAGCGAGCAGGGGGATAAGCGGGTGATTGATGCGGCTCTGTGCACCGACTGCGGCGCCTGCGTGGATACCTGCCCGGTCGATGCGATTAACGCCCCTTGA
- a CDS encoding PD-(D/E)XK nuclease family protein: protein MWLQGLAEAGEDACAAESGGDAIQVLTHHRAKGLEWPVVILCDLHFFKEGELWEMQMVPRREGFDLAAPLAGRSLHYWPWPFGKQTAGIAVDDRIAATEAAREIRQQRRAEDLRLLYVSITRARDLLVLTRQAKQKSLPWLDLLGAEWLTPTSGTLTLSGGASLPCAHREFEPGEGATADDGERPALTWFAGRRPHQARPPRELSPSSMAGTDAAIGRIIDLGSRLPINGKPEMDHLGTLIHDLIAAEFSDALGTDAETRCAELLTANSLSGVVRPEEAAVFGRRLRETLQREFAATAFHPEWPIECDLGNGQRLNGWIDLLVATPQGWLIVDHKSFPGRREDWSAQALAYAGQLAAYRRAVTEATGAPVLGTWIHFCIGGGLVEVLGV, encoded by the coding sequence TTGTGGCTGCAAGGATTGGCCGAGGCCGGGGAGGATGCCTGCGCCGCCGAGTCCGGTGGCGATGCCATCCAGGTTCTGACCCATCACCGCGCCAAGGGCCTGGAATGGCCGGTGGTGATCCTCTGCGATCTGCACTTTTTCAAGGAAGGTGAACTCTGGGAGATGCAGATGGTCCCCCGCCGGGAGGGCTTCGACCTGGCCGCGCCGCTGGCGGGGCGGAGTCTGCATTACTGGCCCTGGCCCTTCGGCAAACAGACGGCCGGGATTGCCGTGGATGACCGCATCGCCGCTACCGAGGCGGCCCGGGAGATCCGGCAGCAACGGCGAGCCGAGGATCTGCGCCTGCTCTACGTCAGCATCACCCGCGCCCGGGATCTGCTGGTGTTGACCCGGCAGGCGAAACAGAAAAGTCTCCCCTGGCTCGACCTGCTCGGCGCCGAGTGGCTGACCCCGACCTCGGGCACCCTGACCCTGTCGGGGGGAGCAAGCCTCCCCTGCGCGCACCGCGAATTCGAGCCCGGCGAGGGCGCGACTGCCGACGACGGGGAGCGCCCGGCGCTGACGTGGTTTGCCGGTCGCCGCCCGCACCAGGCCCGACCCCCGCGGGAGCTTTCGCCCAGCTCCATGGCGGGCACCGACGCCGCTATTGGACGAATTATCGACCTCGGCTCGCGCCTGCCGATCAACGGGAAGCCGGAAATGGATCATCTCGGCACCCTGATTCACGACCTCATCGCCGCCGAGTTCAGCGACGCCTTGGGAACGGATGCCGAGACGCGCTGCGCCGAGCTCTTGACCGCCAACAGCCTGAGCGGCGTCGTCCGCCCCGAGGAAGCGGCGGTGTTCGGTCGCCGTCTGCGGGAGACCCTGCAACGGGAGTTCGCCGCGACCGCCTTCCACCCCGAATGGCCCATCGAATGCGATCTCGGCAACGGTCAACGCCTCAACGGCTGGATCGATCTGCTGGTGGCCACGCCGCAGGGCTGGCTGATCGTCGATCATAAATCCTTCCCCGGCCGCCGCGAGGACTGGTCCGCCCAGGCCCTGGCCTATGCCGGGCAGCTGGCTGCCTACCGCCGCGCCGTCACCGAGGCGACCGGCGCGCCGGTTCTCGGCACCTGGATTCACTTCTGCATCGGCGGCGGTCTGGTGGAGGTACTCGGCGTCTGA
- a CDS encoding MBL fold metallo-hydrolase produces the protein MTFFRILFFVLLLLPLASPVLAKVTLGVVPQAQSLLSSEGAAQDFARLLEREMGEEVAVQFFKDEKELHEWVSRYRLVDVAAFSGGYLAKQLPGEFFRLEHPRPGTGNPAEHFVARQGLYPWMLKKLQKSFAALAQSGAAGSILGQSTSAPSSLPLPPPASSPPKSPPPVETRDEPKPEVVAAPPAEFSVQETLEEAAEVEAPPVAPVTEEMLDATDQGEAVDFTSPPDLPTTPPLPEPLANPLPLPVPAPLPAPAQPVSPSAPPSGEAVMTMTPGAGEEKRNPAGDQPSYAVEQLAENIYAALTLPGGQASSNAFFVVGPEYVVAGGAHMSQEAVNHLVTAIATVTDKPLRHFVLAHHHRGYHHIDYEFPAGVDLLISWPTWKTMDEEKRKPERPAFFFTDGLTLKLGETTVIMTNMGRAHSEGDTLVFFPEAEILFTSDLVYGESVGYLGDGYMEDWLLALEFIERLGAKQVIPGFGPPSDNRVIVAFKTYFRALVSEVLKHIEQGDSLERTVRSLRLPDHAELKGYEQFLGANVRRAYLELRENFVP, from the coding sequence ATGACGTTTTTCAGGATTCTGTTCTTTGTTTTGCTGCTGCTTCCCCTGGCTTCACCGGTGCTGGCCAAGGTGACCTTGGGCGTGGTGCCGCAGGCGCAATCGCTGCTCTCTTCGGAAGGGGCGGCCCAGGATTTCGCCCGCCTGCTCGAAAGGGAGATGGGGGAAGAGGTGGCGGTGCAATTTTTCAAGGATGAAAAGGAGTTGCACGAATGGGTGAGCCGCTATCGGCTGGTCGATGTGGCGGCCTTCAGCGGCGGTTATCTGGCGAAGCAACTTCCCGGTGAGTTTTTCCGGCTGGAGCACCCTCGGCCGGGAACGGGGAATCCGGCCGAGCACTTTGTCGCCCGCCAGGGGCTCTATCCCTGGATGCTGAAAAAGCTCCAGAAAAGTTTCGCCGCCCTGGCCCAGTCGGGCGCCGCCGGGTCAATTCTGGGTCAATCAACGTCCGCGCCGTCTTCTCTCCCCCTCCCGCCCCCCGCATCCTCGCCTCCGAAGTCGCCCCCCCCCGTCGAGACAAGAGATGAGCCGAAACCGGAGGTTGTCGCGGCACCTCCGGCGGAATTCTCGGTGCAGGAAACCCTGGAGGAGGCGGCCGAGGTCGAAGCTCCTCCGGTCGCGCCCGTGACGGAGGAAATGCTCGATGCGACCGATCAGGGCGAAGCGGTGGACTTCACCTCGCCCCCCGACCTTCCAACCACCCCGCCCCTGCCGGAGCCGCTGGCCAACCCACTGCCGCTCCCGGTACCCGCGCCGCTGCCGGCCCCGGCTCAGCCCGTGTCGCCGTCCGCTCCTCCTTCGGGGGAGGCGGTCATGACCATGACGCCGGGGGCAGGTGAAGAGAAACGCAACCCGGCCGGTGACCAGCCCAGCTATGCGGTGGAGCAACTGGCGGAAAACATCTATGCGGCCCTGACCCTCCCCGGCGGACAGGCGAGTTCGAATGCCTTTTTCGTCGTCGGCCCCGAGTATGTGGTGGCGGGCGGAGCGCACATGTCTCAAGAAGCGGTGAACCATCTGGTCACGGCCATCGCGACGGTTACCGACAAGCCACTGCGCCACTTCGTTCTGGCGCACCATCACCGGGGCTATCATCACATCGATTACGAGTTCCCCGCCGGCGTCGACCTGCTGATCAGCTGGCCAACCTGGAAAACGATGGATGAGGAGAAGCGCAAGCCCGAGCGGCCGGCTTTTTTCTTTACCGACGGGCTGACCCTCAAACTGGGCGAGACCACGGTCATCATGACCAATATGGGGCGCGCCCACAGCGAGGGGGACACCCTGGTCTTTTTTCCCGAGGCGGAAATCCTCTTCACCAGCGATCTGGTCTACGGAGAGAGCGTTGGCTACCTGGGGGACGGCTATATGGAGGACTGGCTGCTGGCCCTGGAATTTATCGAACGGCTGGGGGCGAAGCAGGTCATTCCGGGATTCGGCCCGCCCAGCGACAATCGCGTGATCGTCGCCTTCAAGACCTACTTCCGGGCTCTGGTTTCGGAAGTGCTCAAACACATCGAGCAGGGAGACAGTCTGGAGCGCACGGTGCGCAGCCTGCGCCTGCCCGACCATGCCGAGCTCAAAGGCTATGAGCAGTTTCTCGGCGCGAACGTGCGCCGCGCTTATCTTGAATTGAGAGAGAATTTCGTACCTTAA
- a CDS encoding HD domain-containing protein, whose amino-acid sequence MSELLALSKLVPGAVCGTFRLREATHSATWDGYPYLRVVLEDFSGQIHAYAWTDELIGQLDRPDYSLVRICGQVRRFRGKLRIDVASVQPLSQLAERSAAALIPRGICPVPELLPTLLTAVEQIRLPPLRGFVEAVLADTGISFPFVSAPASLQHHHRFPGGLLRHSLECFFLVAKHQEFSRESCELGMVAALFHDIGKILTMTHEMRRTTLGAAVDHDKLTLEVLAPHLRELDREWPEGGRELRYLLTWKMCEKIPKYDMADLVACCDRISTGLNRRSPHAHGRNHPQLGIADHPALRML is encoded by the coding sequence ATGTCTGAGCTGTTGGCCCTGTCGAAACTGGTGCCGGGGGCGGTCTGCGGAACCTTCCGGCTGCGGGAGGCGACCCACAGCGCCACCTGGGACGGCTATCCCTATCTGCGGGTGGTTCTGGAAGACTTCAGCGGGCAGATCCATGCTTACGCCTGGACGGATGAGTTGATCGGTCAACTTGACCGGCCCGACTATTCCCTGGTGCGAATCTGTGGCCAGGTGCGCCGCTTTCGCGGGAAGTTGCGGATCGATGTCGCCTCGGTTCAGCCGCTGTCGCAGCTTGCCGAGCGCTCCGCCGCCGCGCTCATTCCGCGCGGCATCTGCCCGGTGCCGGAGTTGCTGCCGACGCTGCTGACCGCCGTCGAGCAGATCCGCCTGCCGCCGCTGCGGGGTTTCGTCGAGGCGGTCCTGGCGGATACGGGCATCAGCTTTCCCTTCGTCTCGGCGCCGGCCAGTCTTCAGCATCACCACCGCTTTCCCGGTGGGCTGCTGCGACACAGCCTCGAATGCTTCTTCCTGGTGGCCAAGCACCAGGAGTTTTCCCGGGAAAGCTGCGAGCTGGGGATGGTGGCCGCGCTCTTTCACGATATCGGCAAGATCCTCACCATGACTCATGAGATGCGGCGGACGACCCTGGGCGCGGCCGTCGACCATGACAAGCTGACTCTGGAGGTTCTCGCTCCCCACCTGCGGGAACTCGATCGGGAGTGGCCGGAAGGGGGACGGGAGCTCCGTTACCTGCTCACCTGGAAGATGTGCGAAAAGATTCCCAAATACGACATGGCCGACCTCGTCGCCTGCTGCGACCGGATCAGCACCGGGCTGAATCGCCGCAGTCCCCACGCCCATGGCCGGAATCATCCGCAACTCGGTATCGCCGATCATCCCGCCCTGCGGATGTTGTGA
- the hpt gene encoding hypoxanthine phosphoribosyltransferase — protein sequence MSELDLKLLYSQEEIARQVKRLGDEISNDYPDSEILLVGVLKGSFLFVADLARAIRSPLIVDFVRIASYGSDTQSSGIVEIRKDLELPIKDRDVIIVEDIVDSGHTLESLYNLLLRRGPRSLKICTLIDKTARREVSIRSDYVGFSLDDGFIIGYGLDYAERYRNLPDIHLVQGR from the coding sequence ATGTCCGAACTTGACCTGAAACTGCTTTATTCCCAGGAAGAGATTGCCCGTCAGGTCAAACGACTCGGCGACGAAATTAGCAACGACTATCCCGACTCGGAGATTTTGCTGGTCGGGGTTCTGAAGGGCTCCTTTCTCTTTGTGGCCGACCTCGCCCGGGCGATCCGCTCGCCGCTCATCGTCGACTTTGTGCGCATCGCCAGCTATGGTTCCGATACCCAGTCGTCGGGCATCGTGGAAATCCGCAAGGACCTGGAGCTGCCGATCAAGGATCGGGATGTGATCATCGTCGAGGATATCGTCGACAGCGGCCACACCCTCGAATCCCTCTACAACCTGCTGCTGCGCCGGGGCCCGCGCTCGCTGAAAATCTGTACCCTGATCGACAAGACCGCGCGCCGCGAGGTTTCCATCCGCTCGGACTACGTCGGCTTCTCCCTGGACGACGGCTTCATCATCGGCTACGGCCTCGACTATGCGGAAAGATACCGCAATCTGCCCGACATTCACCTGGTTCAGGGCCGCTGA
- a CDS encoding antitoxin Xre/MbcA/ParS toxin-binding domain-containing protein, with translation MEPLVVIYLGLSVFLLIACAIILHDQIIDRRVRKESRALVSTTGRTTENRQGPLLRQVIADLEELPDDASFTQIKAALDRAAFQTLPESVRRRALEVFGDEASAAEWLTTRIVALGGQTPVDTLLRANGEEEVLAILGRIEHGVFS, from the coding sequence ATGGAACCCTTGGTCGTCATCTACCTCGGCCTCAGCGTATTCTTGCTGATTGCCTGCGCGATCATTCTTCATGACCAGATCATTGACCGGCGCGTACGGAAAGAAAGCCGCGCACTCGTCTCTACAACAGGCCGGACCACGGAAAACCGCCAAGGCCCCTTGCTGCGGCAGGTGATCGCCGATCTGGAGGAACTCCCGGATGACGCTTCTTTTACGCAGATCAAAGCCGCCCTCGACCGGGCGGCTTTTCAAACCTTGCCGGAGTCTGTCCGCCGCCGTGCGCTGGAGGTTTTCGGTGACGAGGCCAGTGCGGCGGAGTGGTTGACGACGAGAATCGTTGCCTTGGGCGGACAGACGCCGGTCGACACCTTGCTGCGCGCGAATGGGGAAGAAGAGGTGCTCGCGATTCTTGGCCGCATCGAGCATGGGGTCTTTTCGTGA